From the genome of Kaistella daneshvariae, one region includes:
- a CDS encoding ABC transporter ATP-binding protein has translation MMYGTLFLTFIGALLAQVNPLVLKYTVDEVTALTQLPNPMSEGIHVLVIISAILLGKELLNIFIQFGQKFYGEKIRISTSSVLAQTAIDKILTYSVAFFNDENHESGKLQIRIDRGIESLTKLVQNFFIDILPLFSNAIIALIIMYMQNMYVGLVSTIVVPIYFAISSLQAKKLSGVRRQLRNQREKKTSGLLNLINSIMVIKSFVREKFEGKKQYDLQMQLMESQLFTRRTNFIYDGLKTFIEQFGVVLIILLTVYLVLDQQMTIGAIMLHILLFNNVSAPIRQLHRIYDDMNDAMIYAEGYFDILNADDQTEPTGTVVEEDLKGKFELKNVDFTYPNGSKALDNVSLTIENGKTTALVGLSGAGKSTVINLLCKFYLPDAGKILLDNIDLNEFENTALRDDIGLVLQKNHIFQGSIEDNIRYGNMNATFEEIEAAAKKAYLHDQIIDLPHQYQHDATQLSGGQQQRIAIARLFLKDPPVIFLDEPTASLDAIATEQIKNSLDAIKKGRTVVIISHSLSQILDSDKIYVMKKGKMVESGTHSELVALHGTYREIFDASARSLNLDKLLNSFSEN, from the coding sequence ATGATGTACGGCACGCTTTTCCTCACTTTTATCGGTGCTTTGCTGGCACAGGTGAATCCATTGGTTTTAAAATATACAGTAGATGAAGTAACGGCATTGACACAACTTCCAAATCCAATGTCGGAAGGAATCCATGTTCTGGTGATTATCTCTGCGATTTTATTGGGTAAAGAATTGTTGAATATTTTTATCCAGTTTGGCCAGAAATTCTACGGTGAAAAAATCCGCATCAGCACAAGTTCTGTTTTAGCACAAACTGCCATTGATAAAATTCTGACATACAGCGTGGCATTTTTTAATGATGAAAACCACGAATCCGGAAAACTGCAAATACGAATTGACCGCGGTATTGAAAGCCTTACGAAACTCGTTCAGAATTTTTTCATCGATATTTTGCCATTGTTCTCAAATGCGATTATCGCGCTGATTATTATGTACATGCAAAATATGTATGTCGGCTTAGTTTCCACGATTGTGGTGCCGATTTATTTTGCCATAAGTTCACTTCAGGCGAAGAAATTATCCGGCGTGCGGCGTCAGCTTCGCAATCAGCGTGAAAAGAAAACTTCCGGATTGCTGAACCTCATCAATTCCATCATGGTGATTAAAAGTTTTGTCCGCGAGAAATTCGAAGGTAAAAAGCAATACGACCTTCAGATGCAGCTGATGGAAAGCCAGCTATTTACGCGGCGTACCAATTTTATTTATGATGGTTTAAAGACTTTTATCGAGCAATTTGGTGTTGTTTTGATCATTCTTCTTACTGTTTATCTGGTTTTGGACCAGCAGATGACCATCGGTGCCATTATGCTGCACATTCTTTTGTTTAATAATGTTTCAGCGCCAATTCGCCAGCTGCACCGTATTTACGACGATATGAATGATGCGATGATTTATGCGGAAGGATATTTTGATATTTTAAACGCGGATGATCAAACCGAACCAACCGGAACTGTAGTGGAAGAAGATTTAAAAGGTAAATTCGAGCTGAAAAATGTAGATTTTACGTATCCGAACGGAAGCAAGGCGCTGGACAATGTTTCACTCACCATCGAAAATGGAAAAACAACCGCACTTGTTGGATTAAGCGGCGCGGGAAAGTCCACTGTCATTAATCTTTTGTGTAAATTTTACCTGCCGGATGCCGGAAAAATTCTGCTCGACAACATCGATTTAAACGAATTTGAAAATACGGCACTCCGCGATGATATCGGCCTGGTGCTTCAAAAAAACCATATTTTTCAGGGAAGCATTGAAGATAATATCCGTTACGGAAATATGAATGCCACTTTCGAGGAAATTGAAGCGGCGGCGAAAAAAGCGTATCTACACGACCAAATCATCGATCTTCCACACCAATATCAGCACGACGCCACGCAACTTTCCGGCGGGCAACAACAAAGAATTGCTATTGCGCGTTTATTTCTAAAAGATCCGCCGGTCATTTTTCTGGATGAACCCACGGCAAGTCTGGATGCGATTGCGACAGAGCAGATTAAAAACTCACTGGACGCCATAAAAAAAGGACGCACGGTCGTGATTATCTCGCACTCTTTGTCCCAAATTTTAGATTCTGATAAAATCTACGTCATGAAAAAAGGAAAGATGGTAGAAAGTGGTACGCACAGCGAACTGGTGGCTTTACACGGCACTTACCGCGAAATTTTTGATGCTTCTGCGAGGAGTTTGAATTTGGATAAATTGCTGAATTCGTTCAGCGAAAATTAA
- the rimM gene encoding ribosome maturation factor RimM (Essential for efficient processing of 16S rRNA): MKKEDCYFLGKITRRHGLHGNVFLKLDTDQPEMYNKLDSIFVDINGLLVPFFVAKQAWSKNETLIISFKNSTEALVDQVVGKDVYLPLSGLPKLTGNKFYYHEVVGFEIREEDGKSCGIIESVNDQTGQHYFLLNLAGKQVVIPIIRDWILELNREEKYLKMSLPEGLMDVFLVPSKKDE, from the coding sequence ATGAAAAAAGAAGATTGCTATTTTCTGGGTAAAATCACGCGCAGACACGGCTTGCACGGCAATGTATTTCTGAAACTGGATACAGACCAGCCCGAAATGTACAACAAATTGGATTCGATTTTTGTAGACATCAATGGTTTGCTGGTGCCGTTTTTCGTGGCAAAGCAGGCGTGGAGCAAAAATGAAACGCTGATTATTTCCTTTAAAAATTCCACCGAAGCTTTGGTGGATCAGGTGGTGGGCAAAGATGTGTATCTGCCGCTTTCTGGCTTGCCGAAACTGACGGGAAATAAGTTTTATTACCATGAAGTGGTAGGTTTTGAAATTCGTGAAGAAGACGGAAAATCCTGCGGAATTATTGAGTCAGTAAACGACCAGACGGGCCAGCATTATTTTTTGCTGAATCTTGCAGGAAAACAGGTTGTAATCCCAATTATCAGAGATTGGATTCTGGAATTGAACCGCGAAGAAAAATATCTGAAAATGTCCTTACCGGAAGGTTTGATGGATGTTTTCCTGGTGCCTTCGAAAAAAGATGAATAA
- a CDS encoding APC family permease: MRDNQKLEAKYGLFTAISMVIGQVIGSGIFFKVDDVLSATQGNVLAGLLGFIIVGISVVFAGISMANYAEILPKEGGILSYVTYRFGHTAAYYVGWMYMSLFYPALTAVLFTVSGIYIAHLLADFLAFTPTPLHFALIGLVNLVIFFCINIFRPRSSGIFQQMTTVLKVLPLIFIASLGILSLVKGDVGQVNTFTQVGNGVQNQSFLLLVAAGFIPISFAFDGWYIATQISGEIKNSSKNLPKALIIGTLSVMVIYISYYLGIVFRMSVEEIIQLKDTYITEFARKIASNTGALLMQLFIIISVLGTANGLLLATIRVPYQFSNLEKSKNSCI, encoded by the coding sequence ATGCGCGACAACCAAAAACTGGAAGCCAAATACGGTTTATTCACCGCTATTTCAATGGTCATCGGACAGGTCATCGGGTCCGGAATTTTCTTTAAAGTTGATGATGTACTTTCTGCCACGCAGGGCAATGTTTTAGCCGGGCTTTTAGGCTTTATCATTGTGGGCATCAGTGTCGTCTTTGCCGGTATATCGATGGCAAATTATGCGGAAATTTTGCCAAAAGAAGGCGGAATTTTAAGTTACGTAACTTACCGTTTCGGACATACAGCGGCGTATTACGTCGGTTGGATGTACATGAGCTTATTTTATCCCGCGCTAACCGCAGTTCTGTTCACCGTTTCCGGGATTTATATTGCGCATTTGCTGGCAGATTTTTTGGCTTTTACGCCCACGCCGCTGCATTTCGCGCTGATTGGTTTGGTGAATTTGGTCATCTTTTTTTGTATTAATATTTTTCGACCGCGAAGCAGTGGAATTTTTCAGCAAATGACCACGGTGCTGAAAGTTTTACCACTTATTTTTATCGCGTCGCTCGGTATTTTAAGCTTGGTGAAAGGCGATGTTGGCCAGGTAAATACATTTACGCAAGTGGGGAATGGCGTGCAGAATCAATCTTTTTTGTTGTTGGTAGCGGCAGGTTTTATCCCGATTTCTTTCGCTTTTGATGGCTGGTATATTGCCACGCAGATTTCCGGCGAGATTAAAAACTCCAGCAAAAACCTTCCGAAAGCCTTAATTATAGGAACGCTTTCGGTAATGGTGATTTATATTTCTTATTACCTCGGCATTGTTTTCCGGATGAGTGTCGAAGAAATTATTCAGCTGAAAGATACCTACATCACAGAGTTTGCGCGCAAAATCGCTTCGAATACCGGCGCTTTATTGATGCAGCTTTTCATCATCATTTCTGTTTTGGGAACGGCGAACGGTTTGTTGCTTGCGACGATTCGTGTGCCGTATCAGTTTTCGAACTTAGAGAAATCGAAAAATTCCTGCATTTGA
- the asnS gene encoding asparagine--tRNA ligase, with product MRTTIKELLGNYKKQLHHDITIQGWVRAFRSNRFIALNDGSTINNLQIVVDFEKFDENLLKNITNAASLKIVGEVVESQGAGQTIEIIAKKIQILGDNFTEERDKTILQPKKHSLEILREQAHLRFRTNLFSAVFRVRSSVSFAIHQFFNQNQFFYMNTPIITGADAEGAGEMFSVTNFDLNEIPRDENSEIDFSQDFFGKKTNLTVSGQLSVETAMMGLGRVYTFGPTFRAENSNTARHLAEFWMVEPEVAFNNLEDNIDLAEDFLKYVIGYVLENCKDDLDFLDKRFAEEQKQKPEKDRAAEGLIEKLTNVIQKRFKRVSYTEAIDILRNSKENKKGKFQFPIDEWGADLQSEHERYLVEKHFDSPVVLFDYPKEIKAFYMKLNEDGKTVAAMDVLFPGIGEIIGGSQREDKLSILQAKMKDMNVDEEELWWYLDTRKFGSVPHAGFGLGLERLVLFVTGMTNIRDVIPFPRTPHNAEF from the coding sequence ATGAGAACGACGATAAAAGAATTATTAGGGAATTATAAAAAACAGTTGCATCACGATATTACCATTCAGGGCTGGGTTCGGGCGTTTCGCTCCAACCGCTTTATTGCCTTGAATGACGGTTCAACCATTAATAATCTCCAGATTGTCGTAGACTTCGAAAAGTTCGATGAAAACCTGCTGAAGAATATCACCAATGCAGCTTCGCTGAAAATTGTAGGTGAAGTGGTGGAAAGCCAGGGCGCCGGACAAACCATAGAAATTATTGCGAAAAAAATACAGATTTTAGGCGATAATTTTACCGAAGAAAGAGACAAAACCATTTTGCAGCCGAAGAAACATTCTTTGGAAATTTTGCGTGAGCAGGCGCATTTGCGTTTTCGTACCAATCTTTTCAGCGCGGTTTTCCGTGTGCGCAGTTCGGTGAGTTTTGCTATTCATCAGTTCTTTAATCAGAACCAGTTTTTCTACATGAACACGCCGATTATTACCGGCGCAGATGCAGAAGGTGCGGGCGAAATGTTCAGCGTGACCAATTTTGATTTAAATGAAATTCCACGTGATGAAAATTCGGAAATCGATTTTTCTCAGGACTTTTTCGGTAAAAAAACCAATCTTACGGTTTCCGGTCAGTTAAGTGTAGAAACTGCTATGATGGGACTTGGCAGAGTTTATACTTTCGGTCCGACTTTCCGCGCAGAAAATTCCAACACGGCGCGACACCTTGCAGAATTTTGGATGGTGGAACCTGAAGTTGCTTTCAATAATTTGGAAGATAATATCGATTTAGCCGAAGATTTCTTAAAATATGTCATCGGTTATGTTCTGGAAAACTGCAAAGATGACCTGGATTTTTTAGATAAAAGATTTGCTGAAGAGCAAAAGCAAAAACCGGAAAAAGACCGCGCAGCAGAAGGTTTGATTGAAAAACTCACCAATGTTATCCAAAAAAGATTCAAACGCGTTTCTTACACCGAAGCCATTGATATCCTAAGAAATTCCAAAGAAAATAAAAAAGGCAAATTCCAATTCCCGATTGATGAATGGGGCGCGGATTTGCAAAGTGAGCACGAGCGTTATCTCGTAGAAAAACATTTCGACAGCCCGGTTGTTCTTTTTGATTATCCGAAGGAAATTAAAGCTTTCTACATGAAGCTGAACGAAGACGGAAAAACCGTTGCCGCAATGGATGTTTTGTTCCCAGGAATCGGTGAAATTATCGGTGGTTCGCAGCGTGAGGACAAACTCAGCATCTTACAGGCGAAAATGAAAGATATGAATGTGGACGAAGAGGAACTTTGGTGGTATTTAGACACCAGGAAATTCGGTTCGGTTCCACACGCTGGTTTCGGTTTAGGCTTGGAAAGACTGGTATTATTTGTTACGGGAATGACAAATATCCGCGATGTAATCCCGTTTCCGAGAACACCACATAACGCGGAATTTTAA
- a CDS encoding beta-carotene 15,15'-monooxygenase → MPEFDLDDLKKTWQQEPVQPKYNTSEIEMMLNKSSRNYVKYILWISILEFLLIFGANLYYTYLGEETADLTKVLGKLGIDNSEEFKHTLTQIYFVLKVVSLSMTAVFIYCFYQNYRKINVESNLKKLILQIIRFKKTVQLFILANIILLIVFSLILGIYIFSVFSQQNIELTNATLFGFFTGLLVTVGISVILIWVYYQVVYGFILKRLGRNLDQLRKIEEEN, encoded by the coding sequence ATGCCTGAATTTGATTTAGATGATTTAAAAAAAACCTGGCAGCAAGAACCTGTTCAGCCCAAATATAATACCAGCGAAATAGAAATGATGCTGAATAAATCGTCGCGCAATTACGTGAAGTATATTCTGTGGATCAGCATTTTGGAATTTTTGCTCATTTTTGGCGCCAATTTATATTACACGTATTTGGGCGAAGAAACTGCAGATTTAACCAAAGTTTTGGGAAAATTAGGAATTGATAATTCTGAAGAATTTAAACATACATTGACGCAGATATATTTTGTCTTAAAGGTTGTCAGTCTTTCGATGACCGCCGTTTTCATTTACTGTTTCTACCAGAATTATCGGAAAATAAATGTAGAATCGAACCTGAAAAAACTTATTTTGCAAATCATCAGATTCAAGAAAACCGTTCAGTTGTTTATCCTCGCGAATATTATTTTGCTGATTGTATTTTCGCTGATTTTAGGAATATACATTTTTAGCGTCTTTTCCCAGCAAAATATTGAGCTTACCAATGCTACTCTTTTCGGTTTTTTCACCGGCTTATTGGTAACGGTGGGAATAAGCGTAATTTTAATTTGGGTGTACTACCAGGTTGTGTATGGTTTTATTTTAAAACGCCTCGGCAGAAATTTGGATCAACTCCGAAAAATAGAAGAGGAGAATTAA
- the rpoN gene encoding RNA polymerase factor sigma-54 has protein sequence MLKQNLQMRLGQKLAPQQIQLMKLIQLHTLEFEEELERELEENPALEKVQEENKEEEFSSEETFEEEGTESIDTDFDVNDYIFDDEPAYKTTTSNYSADDEEFDNQSLLTEGQSLYDYLLEQIRLSNIENEDLLIAEYIIGNLDNDGYLRRELKQLVDDMAFSQGVFTTVENVQEILENYVQKLDPPGVGARNLQECLLLQIEKKVSADKAVSLAGNILRNQFDALTNKHYNKIIQKYDIEEEDLKDALEVISKLSPRVGGNYDTQTITINNEIIPDFLITVKDNGAKGVEVIPSLNSKNAPSLRVSDEYKDILTTYSHDKKSPEHKQAALFIKQKLDAAKWYIDAINQRQNTLLQTISAIVKLQKDYFITADDKSLKPMILKDVADITGFDISTISRVVKSKYADTPNGIVYLKSLFSDSLTNDDGEEVSTKEIKTHLMDVINSENKRKPLTDDALVGLLKEKGYNIARRTIAKYREQLNIPVARLRKEL, from the coding sequence ATGTTAAAGCAAAATCTTCAAATGCGACTTGGCCAGAAACTGGCCCCTCAACAAATTCAGTTAATGAAGCTGATACAGCTGCATACCCTTGAGTTCGAAGAGGAACTGGAGCGCGAACTGGAAGAAAATCCCGCGCTGGAAAAAGTGCAGGAAGAAAATAAGGAGGAAGAATTTTCTTCCGAAGAAACTTTCGAAGAAGAAGGCACCGAAAGCATCGATACTGATTTCGATGTCAACGATTATATTTTCGATGACGAGCCGGCGTACAAAACTACGACGAGCAATTATTCGGCTGATGATGAAGAGTTTGATAATCAGTCGCTTTTAACTGAAGGGCAGTCTCTGTATGATTATCTTTTGGAACAGATTCGCTTATCAAATATCGAAAATGAAGATCTGCTGATCGCCGAATATATCATCGGAAACCTGGATAACGACGGATATTTGCGGCGCGAACTGAAGCAGTTGGTGGATGATATGGCATTTTCTCAAGGTGTGTTCACCACGGTAGAAAATGTGCAGGAAATTCTTGAAAATTATGTTCAAAAGCTCGATCCGCCGGGTGTTGGCGCAAGAAATTTGCAGGAATGTCTTCTGCTTCAAATCGAGAAAAAAGTTTCTGCTGACAAAGCCGTGAGTTTAGCCGGAAATATTTTGAGAAATCAGTTTGATGCGCTTACAAACAAGCATTATAACAAGATTATTCAGAAATACGATATTGAAGAGGAGGATTTAAAGGATGCTTTGGAAGTGATTTCCAAGCTTTCTCCGAGAGTTGGCGGAAATTATGACACGCAGACCATCACCATTAATAATGAAATTATTCCTGATTTTTTAATTACGGTAAAAGATAACGGTGCAAAAGGTGTGGAAGTAATTCCGTCATTAAACAGTAAGAATGCACCTTCTTTGCGTGTTTCCGATGAATACAAAGATATTTTGACGACCTATTCACACGATAAAAAATCTCCGGAGCATAAGCAGGCAGCGCTTTTCATCAAACAAAAACTGGATGCGGCAAAATGGTATATTGATGCCATTAATCAGCGCCAGAACACGCTTTTGCAAACCATTTCGGCCATCGTTAAACTTCAGAAAGATTATTTCATCACCGCTGATGACAAATCTTTGAAACCGATGATTCTGAAAGACGTTGCAGACATTACCGGTTTTGATATTTCCACGATTTCCCGTGTAGTAAAAAGCAAATATGCCGATACACCAAACGGAATTGTTTATCTGAAAAGTCTCTTTTCCGATTCCCTGACGAACGACGATGGCGAAGAAGTTTCTACCAAGGAAATCAAAACCCATCTGATGGACGTTATCAACAGCGAAAATAAGCGCAAGCCACTTACGGACGACGCTTTGGTGGGACTTTTAAAAGAAAAAGGCTACAACATTGCCAGACGGACCATTGCGAAATACCGCGAACAACTGAATATTCCGGTAGCGCGATTGCGAAAAGAATTGTAA
- a CDS encoding TonB-dependent siderophore receptor gives MKKQKISLGMLLIAATMSGQMKYDFDSDTIRIQQIEDVNLHKTGNPNKARPLSSKSNLTIMENPQPVAIVTHEVIEQQQAKQLSDVLQNVNGLYITSSRGNSQDSFGGRGFVFGNDNIFKNGARVNSGVFPEVSGLERVEVLKGGNAMLYGNVGAGGVVNLITKKPKFDKGGSVSFSAGSWNSYKPTVDFYGPLSQNIAFRINGAFETAESFRDVVESEKYYFNPSFVFNIGDKSQILIEADYLKNEFTPDFGIGSITNKDGSYSMNKLLPRNAFLGTDWQNQIVEQATTGLTFNHQFNDFWTLNAVASYQNYTKDYFSSERIQWVYDADDRLSWKRPINKTYGEQNYTSLQLNLNGEVKTGNVIHKILVGTDGDYGTNDSYTFKLSQSLYGTNGNADGTIYLDDPSSWASGAVPDSERKDRNRIPTQRFGIYAQDYIELTEQFKVLAGLRWSYVENKDSEKKNFANNSVTISEGTVDRAFSPKAGLVYMPNDNLSLFATYTNSFSPNTGRDIEDNSLKPSLIDQFELGMKKNFWNNAVAINLSLYQIENKNFYQTAEFKADGTVNSDSSIKEFAGKMRSRGVELDITGNPYANLSLIGGFSYNHSVYLDTPADFGYVENQRLVRTPATTANASVFYTFNEYVKGLKIGASAYFVGDRIAGWNDTKETLDDRGGASRLLKVDDYVTAALSVGYDWKKFSVLGKVGNLFDTVNYNYHENYSVNPITPRNFYVTFNYKF, from the coding sequence ATGAAAAAACAGAAAATTTCTCTCGGAATGTTATTGATTGCTGCCACCATGAGTGGGCAGATGAAATATGATTTTGACAGTGATACCATCAGAATTCAGCAAATTGAAGATGTAAACCTTCATAAAACAGGAAATCCAAATAAAGCACGCCCACTTTCGTCCAAATCGAATTTGACGATTATGGAAAATCCGCAGCCGGTGGCAATCGTAACACACGAAGTCATTGAGCAGCAGCAGGCAAAACAGCTGAGTGATGTGCTGCAAAACGTGAACGGACTTTATATTACTTCGTCGCGTGGAAATTCTCAGGACAGCTTTGGTGGGCGTGGTTTTGTATTCGGCAACGATAATATTTTCAAAAACGGCGCGCGTGTAAACAGCGGCGTTTTCCCCGAAGTTTCCGGTTTGGAAAGAGTGGAAGTTTTGAAAGGCGGAAATGCCATGCTTTATGGAAATGTGGGCGCTGGCGGCGTGGTGAACTTAATTACAAAAAAACCGAAATTTGATAAAGGTGGCAGCGTAAGTTTCAGCGCTGGAAGCTGGAACAGCTATAAACCGACTGTTGATTTCTACGGCCCTTTAAGCCAAAATATTGCTTTCCGCATCAACGGTGCTTTTGAAACGGCGGAAAGTTTCCGCGATGTGGTAGAATCAGAAAAGTATTATTTCAATCCGTCTTTTGTTTTTAATATCGGAGACAAGTCTCAGATTTTAATAGAAGCTGATTATTTGAAAAATGAATTTACTCCGGATTTCGGTATTGGTTCTATCACCAATAAAGATGGTTCTTATTCCATGAACAAACTGTTGCCGAGAAATGCTTTTTTAGGCACAGACTGGCAAAACCAAATCGTAGAGCAGGCAACAACCGGACTTACCTTTAACCATCAGTTCAATGATTTCTGGACGTTAAATGCAGTAGCTTCTTACCAGAATTATACGAAAGACTATTTTTCTTCGGAAAGAATTCAGTGGGTTTACGACGCTGATGACCGATTAAGCTGGAAAAGACCCATCAACAAAACCTACGGCGAGCAAAATTATACTTCTTTGCAGCTGAATTTAAATGGTGAAGTGAAAACCGGCAATGTTATCCATAAGATTTTGGTGGGAACAGATGGCGATTACGGAACCAATGATTCTTACACTTTCAAACTTTCGCAGTCACTTTACGGGACCAACGGCAATGCTGATGGAACCATTTACTTGGATGATCCATCAAGTTGGGCATCGGGTGCTGTTCCAGACTCGGAAAGAAAAGACCGCAACAGAATTCCGACTCAAAGATTTGGTATTTATGCGCAGGATTACATCGAACTTACGGAACAATTTAAAGTTTTGGCGGGTTTGAGATGGTCTTATGTGGAAAACAAAGATTCTGAAAAGAAAAACTTTGCCAACAATTCAGTTACGATTTCCGAAGGAACCGTGGACCGCGCTTTTTCACCAAAAGCAGGTTTGGTCTATATGCCGAACGACAATCTTTCGCTTTTCGCGACGTACACCAATTCTTTCAGTCCAAATACCGGTCGCGATATCGAGGACAATTCTTTGAAACCTTCGCTTATCGACCAATTTGAGTTGGGCATGAAAAAGAATTTCTGGAATAATGCGGTGGCAATTAACCTGTCGCTTTATCAGATTGAAAATAAAAACTTTTACCAAACCGCAGAATTTAAAGCTGACGGAACGGTGAATTCCGATTCCAGCATTAAAGAATTTGCCGGAAAAATGCGAAGCCGCGGCGTGGAGCTGGATATTACGGGAAATCCTTACGCGAATCTGTCGTTGATTGGTGGATTTTCTTACAACCATTCGGTTTACCTGGACACACCCGCCGATTTCGGTTATGTAGAAAACCAAAGATTGGTAAGAACTCCGGCGACCACCGCAAATGCTTCCGTTTTCTATACTTTCAATGAGTATGTGAAAGGCCTGAAAATCGGTGCGAGCGCATATTTCGTGGGCGATAGAATTGCAGGCTGGAATGATACCAAAGAAACCCTGGATGATCGCGGCGGCGCAAGCAGATTGCTGAAAGTTGACGATTATGTAACCGCAGCTTTATCGGTTGGTTACGACTGGAAGAAATTTTCGGTGCTTGGAAAAGTAGGAAACCTTTTCGACACGGTGAATTACAACTACCACGAAAACTATTCGGTGAACCCAATTACACCGCGAAATTTTTACGTGACGTTTAACTACAAATTCTAA
- a CDS encoding RNA polymerase sigma factor has protein sequence MSLKEKEFAKLIKDNQGLIIKVSRLYTNTLEDEQDLFQEIVLQLWRSYDSFKGQSKISTWMYRVALNTAITLFRKKTKSPQTDELQDYHHSNYVEADDEKQQHISTLYKVIKMLPNVERAIITMYLDDLPYRDIAENLGITEVNARVKMNRLKKTLKQLMEKHA, from the coding sequence TTGAGCCTGAAAGAGAAAGAATTCGCGAAACTTATTAAAGATAATCAAGGTTTGATTATTAAGGTTTCCCGACTTTACACCAATACTCTGGAAGACGAACAGGACCTTTTTCAGGAAATCGTGTTACAACTTTGGCGTTCCTACGACTCATTCAAAGGACAATCCAAAATATCCACCTGGATGTACCGCGTGGCGCTGAACACCGCTATTACCCTTTTCCGTAAGAAAACCAAATCGCCGCAAACCGATGAATTGCAGGATTACCATCACAGCAATTATGTGGAGGCCGACGACGAAAAGCAGCAGCATATTTCTACACTTTATAAAGTCATTAAAATGCTGCCGAACGTGGAACGCGCAATCATCACCATGTATCTGGACGATTTGCCGTACCGTGATATTGCAGAAAACTTAGGGATTACAGAGGTGAATGCGCGGGTAAAAATGAACCGGCTGAAAAAAACCTTAAAACAACTAATGGAAAAACATGCCTGA